The sequence CTGGAGCGCCTGGTCGTAGTCGAAGGCCCACTCCTCGAGCCGGCTGATCGCGATGTCGGGGAAACGCGGTTGAAGCAGCGCCTCGGCCTGCTCCGCCCGGTCGTAGGACACGATCGCCTCGGCGGGGTCGAGGCGGCTCAACTCGCTGAGCAGATCGTCCTCGCCCAGTTCGGATACTCGGAACTCGCCCGTGGACAGGTCCAGAAAGGCCATGCCGTAGGCGTCCTCGTCGAAGGCGAGGGCGACCATGTAGTTGTTCTCGCCGGGATCGAGGGTCTGCGCCAGCATGGTCGTCCCCGGCGTGACGACTTCCACCACGTCCCGCTTGACCACGCCGCGGGCCTTCTTCGGGTCTTCGACCTGTTCGCAGACGGCCACCTTGTATCCCGATCCCACGAGTTCGGCGATGTACTTCTCCACCGCGTGGTAGGGCACGCCGGCCAGCGGCGTCTTCTCCGCGCCCCCGGCGCCGGAATTGCGGGCGGTCAGCGTGATGCCCAGGACGCGGGAGACCAGCTTGGCGTCGTCGTCGAAGGTCTCGTAGAAATCCCCCATGCGGAAGAAGAGAATCGCATCCTTGTGCTGATCCTTCATCCTGGCGTATTGCGCCATGGCGGGGGTCAGCGTTCCTTTGGATCGGGGCATGGGCGGGATAGGTTTTATGGCTGGCTGCCGGCTTCCGGCCGGCTCGAAGCGACCGGGGTTCCGGCGTGGAAAACCGCACTGGATCCGACCGCTTCCATGCGTCGGAATGCCGCGTGCGGAAGTTGCATTTACGATGCTTGAACGATAGCCATGCCAGCCCCTTGCGTCAAGGTGTTTCTCCCTCGCGTGACCGGCCGGATAGGGCCTTGCGGGATGGGGTGAAACGGCCTATTGGAGCGGCGCCGCCGGGCGTTCAATCCGCCCTTGACTTTCGGGGCCTGAAACGCGACTATTCAGTATGAGCTATGTGCCCAGGATACTCGCCTTTGCCGGCAGTGCGCGGACCGGGTCATTCAACCGAAAACTGGTCGGTATCGCGGCGCGCGGCGCGGATGAAGCCGGGGCCGAAGTCGACCTGGTCGACCTGCGCGACTATCCCATGCCGCTGTACGACGGCGACCTGGAAGAAAAGGAAGGGCTACCGGAGAACGCAGTCCGCTTCAAGGCGCTGATGATGGCAAGCCAGGGCCTGCTGATCGCCGCGCCGGAGTACAACAGCTCCATCACGCCCCTCCTGAAGAATACGATCGACTGGGCATCGAGGCCCGCGCCGGGCGAGGAGAGGCTGGCGGTCTTCCGAAACAAGACGGCCGCGCTGATGAGCGCGTCGCCGGGGTCGCTGGGCGGTCTGCGCGGACTCGTGCACGTGCGATCGATCCTGAGCAACATCCACGTGATGATCCTGCCGGACCAGGTGGCCGTTCCGGGCGCGCACGGCGCGTTCACGGAAGACGGGCGTTTGAAAGACGAGAAGCGCCAGGCGGCGGTGGAGGGATTGGGACGCAACCTGGCGGAGACGCTCGGGAGACTGCACGGGGCCACCGCATTAAACAGGAATGCGTAGGAGGATCGGTCCGACTTGGGTCAGCAAAACGGCCTGACGCGCATCGGTCTTAATCGGCCTGGTTCGCCAGCAGGGGCAGCACGGCGGATTCCAGGTTCTCGTAGGACATGTAGCCCACGTGCTTCTTCCGGACCATCCCTTCCCGGTCGATGATGAAGGTGGTCGGAATGCCGTAGATCCCGCCGAACTCGGTGGCGGCCTTCTGCGTGGTGTCGATGAGGGACAGGTAGGTCATGTTCATTTCCTCGACGAAGGGCTGCACGATTTCCGCGCCTTGTTCGTCGAGGGCGATGCCGATGATCTTGACGCCCTGATCTTCGTATTTTTCATGGAACGCCTGGAAGTCGGGGATCTCGTCGCGGCACGGAGGGCACCAGGTGGCCCAGAAATTGACGACCCGGACCTGGCCCTCGAACTGGGCGATGGTGAATTCGTTCTCGTCGGCGTCCATCAGGGCGAATTCCAGATCGACCGAGTAGGGATTCGCGGACATGGGATTGTCCGCATCATATATGACGGCCACTTCGGGAGATCTCATTTCGCCTACGATGGCCGAGATCAGTCCGGCCAGGATCAGGATCGCGGCAAGGACGTAGATGATGCTGCCCCGGGATTTCGTTTCCATGGTTTCTTACCGCCTGGGAAGGGTGAATCCGGTCCACGGAACGTCTGCGAAAGTCAATGAAATATAGCGGGAAATCCCATGCAGGGCAAGGGAAATAGGGGACTCGAGCGATGCGTACAAGACGGATAAGTTCAAGATCATGGAAAGTCTTGATGACCGCTGCGCTGACGGCAGTCTTGCATACGGGGGCGGCCGTTGCGTTGACGGCAGTCATGTACACGGGAACGGCCGAAGCGCAGGGAGGTGGTACGGTGGATCATTCCGTGTACGACGGTCTGCTGAAGAAGTATGTCGACGACCTGGGCATGATCGACTACCGGACCTGGAAGGCCCGCGATGTGGGCACGCTGGACGGCTACCTGGAGATGATCAAGGGCGTGGACCCAGCTGGACTGAAGGACCGGAACGAGGTCTTCGCTTACTGGATCAATACTTACAACGCGCTCACGATCCGCGGGATGCTGCACTTTTATCCCACCAGCAGCATCAGGGATCACGTCAGCCTGCTCGGGTACAGCATCTGGAAGGATTACAAGATCGAGATCCAGGGCAGGGAATATTCGCTGGACGATATCGAGCACAACATCCTGCGCAAGATGGACGAGCCCCTGGTCCATTTCGCCCTCGTGTGCGCCTCCATAGGATGCCCGCCGCTCATGACCGAAGCATTCACCGCGGACGACGTGGAACGGCAGATGAAAGCGAATACCCTTGTCTTTTTCGCCGATCCCAGTAAGTTTCGAGCCGATCCGGAGGACAACACCGTCTGGCTTTCGCCGATCATGGACTGGTACAAGGACGACTTCGGGGAGAACCAGCGGGAGGTCCTGGATTACATCGCCCCCTACGTGCCCGATGACGCGGCCCGCGCGTTGCTGAAGCGGAAAGACGTGGACGTCGACTACCTGCACTACGACTGGGGCATCAACGAACAGTCTCCGGAATAAATGAATCCATGAAAAAACCACACGCGCCGTGTCGCAGTTAGACCCTGGCGAAGGTACAATCGAGGGATCCGGCGAAGCCGCTGCCGAGGACGCAGGCGAAGGCGCCGGTGAAGACGTTGCCGAGGCCACCAGCCAGAAGCGGCAGTTCGTCAAGCCGGTCATTCTGCTCGCGATCGCCTTTTCCGGCTTTCTGGCCTACAGCTTCACGCCCCTGGGCAACTATCTCCAGCCCGTCGTGATGGAGGGGTTCTTCGAGTCGATCGAGGGATTCTGGTGGGCGCCCCTGGTGTTTATCGGCGTCTATGTCCTTCTCACCGTGCTGGGCCTGCCGATGGTGATCCTGACCTTTTTTGCGGGTTTCACCTTCGGCGCCCTGGAAGGCGCGCTGTACGTCATGATCGGCGCGAACATCGGCGCCAACCTCGCCTTCGACCTGGCCCGGTACCTGGGCCGCGATTTCGTATCCCGCTACATAAAGGGGCCCATTGACCGGATCGACCGTCGACTCCGTAAAAAGGGGTTCCTGCGCATGCTCCAGCTCCGGCTGATCCCGGTCATCCCCTTCAACGTGCTGAACTTCGCCGCCGGACTCTCCGGTCTACGCAAGCTTCATTTCGCGCTGGCGACTATGATCGGGATCACACCGGGCACCTTCATTTACGCCTATACCGCGGCGTCGCTGATGCAGGTCTACCTGGCCGGCGCAGAACTCGACGAGGTGACGCGCGCCGCCCTGCGCTCCTCGGCCCTGACCAACCTGATTATCGCCCTCGCCCTGCTCATCACCATCTCCCTGGCTCCGGCCATCTACCGGAAGCTTCGCGGAAAACCGATTCAGGCGGAATAGGGTGCCGGACGGTCAGCGTCGTCGGCCAGCCAGCGTCGTCGGCCAGTCTCTGATGGGGCTCGGCCATCGGCGACGGGCTGTCACTGGTGGCGACCGGTCACTGACTAGCCTGATCAGGAATCCCCGAAACGGATAGAGAACAGGTCCGCGTCCTTCAGCACGAAGCGCAGGCGGACCGGCGTGCCGTTCAGGCGGGACAGGTCGGCCTTGCCGCCCGGACCATTGCCCCCGCGCCACGCGACCGGGGCGTCAAGATCGTCTCCGAACAGCGGTTCCATGTCCCCCGCGGCGAAACCATCCAGGGGACGGCCCTCCGCATCCTGGATCTCCACGGACACACTTCCAACCGCGGACGTCGAGTAGTTGATAAACAACGTCGATCCGGAGAAGGTCACTGGCTTCGTGCGCAGTTCGCCGCCGTGGTATCCCGCCCGTACCGAGGCGAATCCGTGGGGGCGGACGGTTACTCGCCGCACGGCGTTGGTGTTCCAGCCGTAGTGTTCGGCGACGTACATGGACCACTCGTCCGGCGCTGTCGGAATGATGCCCGCGGCCGGCGTCTGGTTGCGATGGGTCCAGTTTCGCTGGTCCAGGCCGGCCCTCAGCCAGGCGTCCATGAACGTGCGATCCCAGTGGACGCCGTCCCGGCTCGTCATGAACACCGCGTCGGAGATCCCGCCGCCCGGGTAAACCATGCCCTCCGTATCCTTCGTCCGTTCCGGCACGAACCGCATGGGGAAGGACAGCAGGATGTGTTCCGCCCCGGGGCAGAGCGTGGTGGCGTTGGTGTAAAAATGCTCGAAAGGAACGCCTTCGTCGTACACGTGATGCTCGGGCGAGGTCCAGTGGATGAAATCATCCGAAGTGCAGCTCTGTATTGCGCGGACTCCGACGCCGTCGTCTCCGGTCTGTTCGAAGTACCGGCTGAATATGCGGTAGCAACCCACATAGTCGTCCCACATGGGCACGTTCACCGAATCGAAAGCGCCCTCGATCTTGAGGGGACCGTCCACGATGGATTCCCAGACGAGCCCATCGGGAGAAGTAAACCCGAACAGCCTGTTCCTGCCCTCTCCGCCGATGGCCTTGAAACGCTGTTCGGGCGGCGCGGACGGATTGCCGTCCAGAAAGACGCAGAAGTTGTGCGCCTGGGCGCCCCGGATGAGGATATTGTTGTCCGTGGAGCCCTCCGCCGCCACCAGGCCCAGGCCGGGCCGCTCGAAATGAATGCCGTCGTCGCTGACCAGCAGGTTCGTCGTCTGCGTCTGCGCCCAACCCTCGGGCAGATCCTCGTGCTTGCCCGTGGGGTGGTAGCCGCGGTAGTACACCCGGATCTTACCGTCGGCCTGGACCAGGTTGTAGCAACCGGTGCAGGCGTTCTCCAGGGGTTCGACTACGCGGAAGACGGTCTCCTTTCGGACGGGTTCGTGCAGGTGCAAGCGTGCACCGGAAAGACTGTCGATCAGGTAGGGATCTACGAAGAGTTCACGTTGCGATCCCAGGGCGATGGGCGTCATGGGTGGTCCTTTGTGGGTGGGGGGTTCGACGAAATTAAAATCGCTAGAAATCACGCTGTAGTCTAGGCTGTCGGACAGACTCCATATATGTCGATATGAATCCTCGTCCGTGTTCTGTAAGCCTTACCGTTATTATGTAATATCCTCCAATTAGTATTACAAGCACTCAACATAGGATCTGCGTGCCCCGTTCATATATCGGATCAGAATCCCAATTAACGCACACGTGACCCTTGACCTGTCACCACATACATTTTTTATTTTGAATATTCAGACATCTGGAATACTGAATTGCCTCGCTGGAATCTCTACGGCCTACGGATCGCTGTGAGTCCATTCGCCTTCGAAGACAACAGGAATCAATACGATGGACATCAAACTCGTCGTAGCCGTAACTGACGGGAATTGGTTCAAGACGCTCCGACAGAAGCCGCATCTGGACGAAGTCAACTTCTGGGCGCCCTCTGCTACGAACTTCAACGCGCTTCGGCCCGGCGAGCTGTTCCTTTTCAAGCTGCATGCACCTTACAATGTGATCGTTGGCGGTGGCATTTTTGCCTATTCCAATGTGCTACCCTGTTCCCTCGCATGGGAAGCGTTCGGGGAAGCGAACGGCGCCGATTCGTTGCAGGAAATGCGAAATCGTATCTCTCGGTATCTTCGGAACGTCGACCCGCATGAGCCGAGTGACTTCAAGATCGGATGCCGGATTCTAACCCAACCCTTTTTCCTCGAGGAATCCGAGTATATCGAGGTGCCGCCGACCTGGTCACCGAACATCGTGTCGCTTAAGACATTCAGTACCGGGGAATCCGACGGGCGGGCGTTGTGGGACGAGGTAAACGCCCGGTTGAAATTCCGCCAGTCGACCGGCCTGATGACAGATCCAGCAGGCATCGTAGCCGATCCGGCCGGGAAATCCCTTTTTGGCAAACCGCAACTGGTAAAACCGCGACTCGGTCAAGGAGCATTCAGGGTGCTGGTAACCGATATTTACGAACGCCGCTGCGCGGTTACCCGTGAGCGGACGCTGCCTGCCCTGGACGCCGCGCATATTCGACCTTTCAGCGACGGGGGTCTTCACGAAGCGAGAAACGGGCTGTTACTCCGGCGGGATATACATGGGCTGTTCGACTCCGGATACGTTACCGTTACCCCGGATCTTCGCTTCGAGGTCAGTGGACAGGTCCGGGAGGAATTCGAGAACGGACGGGATTACTATGATATGCACGGTAACCGGATCGTCGTTCCTGACAAGGTAGCGGACCAGCCGGATCCCAAGGTGCTATCCTGGCACAACGAAAAGATCTACAAAGGGTGATGGACTGCCATGAACGTTGAAGGTAGTGGTTTCAAGATGAGAATGACCGCGTTCGATCACGTGCGGCGACTGAGTGAAGCCCACGGTCACCTTACAAGAAGCCAGTTAAACCAGGGGTTTTTGTTTGAAGGAAAGCGTATTCCCCTGGTCAATCCGCAACGAGGGATTTTCAAGCCTCGACAAATGCGGTTTTTACTTTCTATCACTACTGTGGTTCCTAAATCCGGCGGAAGGATAAAGTACGATGATCAGCGGACACTGGTCCATCGGCGGATCTTTGAGGGCGAGGAAACCTTAGACTATGCGTTTATGGGTCAGAACCCAGAATCAGCGGAAAACCAGTGGCTAAAGGAGGCCTGGAAGAATCGGATTCCCGTGATCTACTTTCTCGGTGTTTCTCCCGGTCTTTATCAGGCGATCGTCCCCACCTTTATCTCTGGATGGGATGGATCCGCCCTCAAGTCCTCACTAATCATCGGAAACCCCTACCAAGAGGGGTTCGAAGAACCGATTAACGCGAAGGAACGTCGATATGCACTGCGCCTCGTTAAGGAACGCCTACACCAAGATACGTTCCGCGATGCCGTCCTACACGCATATCGTGGCCGTTGCGCAATCACCGGCCTGCCGGAAACGCAGTTGCTGGACGCCGCCCACATCATAGCGGATGGTGACGAAACCTTCGGACAACCCATCGTACCAAACGGACTGGCCCTGTCCAAGATCCATCACGCTGCCTTCGATGCCCACCTTATCGGCATTGATCCCAACTACCGACTGCACGTATCCGAACGGCTGTTAGAAAAGAAAGATGGTCCCATGCTCCAGGCACTCAAGCAGCTCGACGGATCGGGGCTGCACCTGCCGTCACGCACAATAGATCATCCAGATCCGGAGCGATTGGAACGTCGGTTCGAGACCTTCAGGAAGGCGGGGTAAGCGAAGCCCGGGGTATTTTCTAATTTGTGCGTTATTGACGGATTTACGAGATCTGCGATTGTATTTACTCACTCCGGTTCAAAGTACCCTTCATCTATGCGTTTGATAGTGTAAGATACCTCTTCTCGTACCCCCACATCATAGTCAACCATTAGTTCGGCCAATCTGTCCCCGTCAATCAGTACAATATGCTTAGGGCTCTGATTCGCTACTTCCCGAGCAGGGGGCGTGAAATCCGAGGTTGTTACAAAGATTCCTTTTGATGCATGTTTCGCGTCTAACGCGCCTCCAAACTCCAACATGTCGCTAGTTCCCACCTTATGATCAGAAGCGAATCGTTTGGCTTGAACATAAACCTTATCAAGCCCGAGTTTGTCTTCGCTGATGATACAATCGATACCTTTATCACCCGGTCCTCCTATGACCTCTCCCGATTCAGGACCACCGTAACCCATTGCTGTCAATAAGTCCAGTACCAGATGTTCAAAAGTAGATGAAGACACATTGTATACCCGGTTCAATATATCTCCTTTCAAGGCTTCCTTTATGGTCACATATGCTTGTTCAAGGTGTTCAACTGGCGATTCAGAAATTGGGGAAGATCCAGCATCGTCACCGGTATCAGATGTCTCCTGGCTCACCTTGCTCCCCCATGACCGGAAGGATTCAAAGCGTCTCAGGATTTCGACAGTAATATGGGAGGGATTTTGACTTAAGAGTTCCTTCCCTTCTTCGGTCAGCTTGTATGTCGCATGTTTGACTCGTTCGACTAACCCAGCCTTTAACATGAAGGTTATAGCCCAACTGAAACGAACTTCAAGTTTTGTATTTCCGCCGCTCGGTGTCAGCTCTTTCAGGTCATTCTCTTCCAGCGCCAGAGATCCAATTACATCTTCACGTATATTGCTCTTCTTCATTTCAGTATCAGCCAACGCCAGAGACTTAAGAATCGGCAACATGAGTGTATAGTGATCTGGAACGGGCATAGCCAGACTCCTGTACTGGTGGGGTATCAGATATACTTAACGTGTTATGTAGATTCCGCGACATAGAGCGTCAAATTTCAGACGCTCAGGAGTTCACGGAAGACCCAGTGATTGCAGAGAAAACGGCCGTGGTGGGTGGATCTTGTGACGGAGAATGGCGACTTCACGGAAATTCGGTCATAATAACATTCAGTAACGCCAGTTTTCATGTGCGAGAGGCGCACTGTTCAATTCGTCCCGGTACAAACGCCACTGAGGAAGATGCTCATCCATCAGTGCCGTGAAACGGTCGTTATGTTTGCGTTCGATCAGGTGGATCATCTCGTGTACGAGGATGTACACCAGGCAGGATGCAGGTTTTTTTGCCAGTTCTAAGTTCAACCAGATACGTTTTGCTTCAACATTGCAAGAGCCCCAGAGGGTCTTCATCCTCTTGATTTGTATTTCGTTTACTGTAACACCGGTTTTACGTTGCCAATCGTCCTTCAACGGTACTAGTTGATCTCGCAGTTGCCTCCTGTACCACAGATGTAGTACAGCT is a genomic window of Gemmatimonadota bacterium containing:
- a CDS encoding NAD(P)H-dependent oxidoreductase; the protein is MSYVPRILAFAGSARTGSFNRKLVGIAARGADEAGAEVDLVDLRDYPMPLYDGDLEEKEGLPENAVRFKALMMASQGLLIAAPEYNSSITPLLKNTIDWASRPAPGEERLAVFRNKTAALMSASPGSLGGLRGLVHVRSILSNIHVMILPDQVAVPGAHGAFTEDGRLKDEKRQAAVEGLGRNLAETLGRLHGATALNRNA
- a CDS encoding redoxin domain-containing protein — its product is METKSRGSIIYVLAAILILAGLISAIVGEMRSPEVAVIYDADNPMSANPYSVDLEFALMDADENEFTIAQFEGQVRVVNFWATWCPPCRDEIPDFQAFHEKYEDQGVKIIGIALDEQGAEIVQPFVEEMNMTYLSLIDTTQKAATEFGGIYGIPTTFIIDREGMVRKKHVGYMSYENLESAVLPLLANQAD
- a CDS encoding DUF547 domain-containing protein, translating into MRTRRISSRSWKVLMTAALTAVLHTGAAVALTAVMYTGTAEAQGGGTVDHSVYDGLLKKYVDDLGMIDYRTWKARDVGTLDGYLEMIKGVDPAGLKDRNEVFAYWINTYNALTIRGMLHFYPTSSIRDHVSLLGYSIWKDYKIEIQGREYSLDDIEHNILRKMDEPLVHFALVCASIGCPPLMTEAFTADDVERQMKANTLVFFADPSKFRADPEDNTVWLSPIMDWYKDDFGENQREVLDYIAPYVPDDAARALLKRKDVDVDYLHYDWGINEQSPE
- a CDS encoding TVP38/TMEM64 family protein: MSQLDPGEGTIEGSGEAAAEDAGEGAGEDVAEATSQKRQFVKPVILLAIAFSGFLAYSFTPLGNYLQPVVMEGFFESIEGFWWAPLVFIGVYVLLTVLGLPMVILTFFAGFTFGALEGALYVMIGANIGANLAFDLARYLGRDFVSRYIKGPIDRIDRRLRKKGFLRMLQLRLIPVIPFNVLNFAAGLSGLRKLHFALATMIGITPGTFIYAYTAASLMQVYLAGAELDEVTRAALRSSALTNLIIALALLITISLAPAIYRKLRGKPIQAE
- a CDS encoding glycoside hydrolase family 32 protein; the protein is MTPIALGSQRELFVDPYLIDSLSGARLHLHEPVRKETVFRVVEPLENACTGCYNLVQADGKIRVYYRGYHPTGKHEDLPEGWAQTQTTNLLVSDDGIHFERPGLGLVAAEGSTDNNILIRGAQAHNFCVFLDGNPSAPPEQRFKAIGGEGRNRLFGFTSPDGLVWESIVDGPLKIEGAFDSVNVPMWDDYVGCYRIFSRYFEQTGDDGVGVRAIQSCTSDDFIHWTSPEHHVYDEGVPFEHFYTNATTLCPGAEHILLSFPMRFVPERTKDTEGMVYPGGGISDAVFMTSRDGVHWDRTFMDAWLRAGLDQRNWTHRNQTPAAGIIPTAPDEWSMYVAEHYGWNTNAVRRVTVRPHGFASVRAGYHGGELRTKPVTFSGSTLFINYSTSAVGSVSVEIQDAEGRPLDGFAAGDMEPLFGDDLDAPVAWRGGNGPGGKADLSRLNGTPVRLRFVLKDADLFSIRFGDS
- a CDS encoding HNH endonuclease, which translates into the protein MDIKLVVAVTDGNWFKTLRQKPHLDEVNFWAPSATNFNALRPGELFLFKLHAPYNVIVGGGIFAYSNVLPCSLAWEAFGEANGADSLQEMRNRISRYLRNVDPHEPSDFKIGCRILTQPFFLEESEYIEVPPTWSPNIVSLKTFSTGESDGRALWDEVNARLKFRQSTGLMTDPAGIVADPAGKSLFGKPQLVKPRLGQGAFRVLVTDIYERRCAVTRERTLPALDAAHIRPFSDGGLHEARNGLLLRRDIHGLFDSGYVTVTPDLRFEVSGQVREEFENGRDYYDMHGNRIVVPDKVADQPDPKVLSWHNEKIYKG
- a CDS encoding HNH endonuclease codes for the protein MNVEGSGFKMRMTAFDHVRRLSEAHGHLTRSQLNQGFLFEGKRIPLVNPQRGIFKPRQMRFLLSITTVVPKSGGRIKYDDQRTLVHRRIFEGEETLDYAFMGQNPESAENQWLKEAWKNRIPVIYFLGVSPGLYQAIVPTFISGWDGSALKSSLIIGNPYQEGFEEPINAKERRYALRLVKERLHQDTFRDAVLHAYRGRCAITGLPETQLLDAAHIIADGDETFGQPIVPNGLALSKIHHAAFDAHLIGIDPNYRLHVSERLLEKKDGPMLQALKQLDGSGLHLPSRTIDHPDPERLERRFETFRKAG
- a CDS encoding restriction endonuclease; the encoded protein is MPVPDHYTLMLPILKSLALADTEMKKSNIREDVIGSLALEENDLKELTPSGGNTKLEVRFSWAITFMLKAGLVERVKHATYKLTEEGKELLSQNPSHITVEILRRFESFRSWGSKVSQETSDTGDDAGSSPISESPVEHLEQAYVTIKEALKGDILNRVYNVSSSTFEHLVLDLLTAMGYGGPESGEVIGGPGDKGIDCIISEDKLGLDKVYVQAKRFASDHKVGTSDMLEFGGALDAKHASKGIFVTTSDFTPPAREVANQSPKHIVLIDGDRLAELMVDYDVGVREEVSYTIKRIDEGYFEPE